One window of Streptomyces sp. NBC_00273 genomic DNA carries:
- a CDS encoding DEAD/DEAH box helicase, whose product MLFEISDLIHHHSAAFLPADPPRGGRIALWRTDGASPAAPAGVDADADADAPSRDGGSEELAVITPDLRRATVVARVLSVDEALPLLTRARSAAAEAGPGDPPDGTSDSATAFWGAAALLALRFAARGQLLPGLSPAGHDAWRIGPLGAADLDEVRQLAAAMPPAARCVPLNADGPPRLPSPEPLLRAFLDAVADALPRSPAAPAAAGGPAYADRPPQLHPELREWAAEVAAGHDAGVRISLRIELDGGLDRGLDGVPDPAAVQRPEAGPGFRAVLQMHSLSDAALVADAADVWAGSGAAATAFPPSARLDALRALRRASRLWPPLTPLLGAAVPDAVELADEEVTELLGEAATALAADGVQVHWPRGLLRDLNARAVLGSPDDTTASTRPSGLLSPGALLSFSWRHALGDQDDLTRAELDRLAEAKRPLVRLRDQWVLVDPAEARRAVARQDREIAAADALAAVLTGSAEIDGKRVDVEAAGPLEGLRARLTTGAQEAPTAPGAPDALGAPPELRATLRDYQLRGLRWLDRMTSLGLGACLADDMGLGKTVTLIALHLHRNRPPAPGTNPATVTATAGPTLVVCPASLLGNWQREIDKFAPGTPVRRFHGPDRSLAGLTGLTGGFVLTTYGTMRLHAPELAATRWGMVVADEAQHVKNPRSATAKALRTIPAPARVALTGTPVENDLAELWAVLDWTTPGLLGRLGTFRSRYADPVESGRDPQAAARLSALVRPFLLRRKKSDPGIAPELPPKTETDHTVTLSREQTSLYEAVVRETLAAISEADGMERRGLVVKLLTSLKQICNHPAHYLREHGPAERGAKEAGDGGARSGKLELLDELLDTILAEGGSVLVFTQYVAMARILEKHLAARGIASQFLHGGTPVPRREELVDRFQAGEVPVFLLSLKAAGTGLNLTRAGHVIHFDRWWNPAVEEQATDRAYRIGQTQPVQVHRIIAEGTVEDRIAEMLARKRALADAVLAGGGGALTELTDAELAELVALRPTARGE is encoded by the coding sequence GTGCTCTTCGAGATCTCCGACCTCATCCACCACCACTCCGCCGCCTTCCTTCCCGCCGACCCGCCGCGCGGCGGCCGGATCGCCCTCTGGCGGACCGACGGCGCGTCGCCTGCCGCCCCTGCCGGGGTCGACGCCGATGCCGATGCCGATGCCCCATCCCGCGACGGCGGCTCGGAGGAGCTCGCGGTCATCACCCCCGACCTCCGCCGGGCCACCGTGGTCGCGCGCGTCCTGTCCGTGGACGAAGCCCTGCCCCTGCTCACGCGCGCCCGGTCCGCGGCAGCCGAGGCGGGGCCCGGCGACCCGCCCGACGGAACCAGCGACTCCGCCACGGCGTTCTGGGGCGCCGCCGCGCTGCTCGCCCTGCGCTTCGCCGCGCGCGGGCAGCTCCTGCCCGGGCTGAGCCCCGCCGGCCACGACGCGTGGCGGATCGGGCCGCTGGGGGCCGCCGACCTCGACGAGGTCCGGCAACTGGCCGCCGCCATGCCGCCCGCCGCCCGTTGCGTGCCGCTGAACGCCGACGGGCCGCCCCGGCTGCCCTCGCCGGAACCGCTGCTGCGGGCCTTCCTCGACGCCGTCGCCGACGCCCTCCCGCGCTCCCCCGCCGCCCCCGCGGCCGCCGGTGGCCCCGCCTACGCCGACCGCCCGCCGCAGCTCCACCCCGAGCTGCGCGAATGGGCCGCCGAGGTGGCCGCCGGCCATGACGCCGGAGTCCGGATCTCCCTGCGGATCGAACTCGACGGGGGCCTCGACAGGGGCCTCGACGGGGTCCCCGACCCCGCCGCGGTGCAGCGCCCCGAAGCCGGCCCCGGCTTCCGGGCCGTCCTGCAGATGCACAGCCTGTCCGACGCCGCCCTCGTCGCCGATGCCGCCGACGTCTGGGCCGGATCCGGTGCCGCCGCGACCGCCTTCCCCCCGAGCGCCCGGTTGGACGCCCTCCGCGCCCTGCGGCGCGCCTCCCGACTGTGGCCCCCGCTCACCCCCCTGCTAGGCGCGGCCGTCCCGGACGCGGTCGAACTCGCCGACGAGGAGGTCACGGAGCTGCTCGGCGAAGCCGCCACCGCCCTGGCCGCCGACGGGGTCCAGGTGCACTGGCCGCGCGGGCTCCTGCGCGACCTGAACGCCCGAGCCGTCCTCGGCTCCCCCGACGACACCACCGCGAGCACCCGCCCCTCCGGTCTGCTCTCCCCCGGCGCCCTGCTCTCCTTCAGCTGGCGCCACGCCCTCGGCGACCAGGACGATCTCACCCGCGCCGAACTCGACCGTCTCGCCGAAGCGAAGCGCCCCCTGGTCCGGCTGCGCGACCAATGGGTCCTGGTCGACCCCGCCGAGGCCCGCCGGGCCGTCGCCCGCCAGGACCGTGAGATCGCGGCCGCGGACGCGCTGGCCGCCGTACTCACCGGGTCGGCGGAGATCGACGGCAAGCGGGTGGACGTAGAGGCCGCCGGTCCGCTGGAGGGGCTGCGCGCGCGCCTCACCACCGGCGCGCAGGAGGCCCCGACGGCACCCGGGGCTCCCGACGCCCTCGGCGCGCCGCCGGAGCTGCGGGCCACCCTGCGCGACTACCAGCTGCGCGGTCTGCGCTGGCTGGACCGGATGACCTCGCTCGGCCTCGGCGCCTGCCTCGCCGACGACATGGGCCTCGGCAAGACCGTCACCCTCATCGCGCTCCACCTGCACCGCAACCGACCCCCGGCTCCCGGCACCAACCCCGCCACCGTCACCGCCACCGCCGGACCGACCCTGGTGGTGTGCCCGGCCTCGCTGCTGGGCAACTGGCAGCGGGAGATCGACAAGTTCGCCCCCGGCACCCCCGTACGCCGCTTCCACGGCCCGGACCGCAGCCTCGCCGGGCTCACCGGACTGACCGGCGGGTTCGTCCTCACCACCTACGGCACCATGCGCCTGCACGCGCCCGAACTCGCCGCCACCCGCTGGGGCATGGTCGTGGCCGACGAGGCCCAGCACGTCAAGAACCCGCGTTCGGCCACCGCCAAGGCCCTGCGCACCATCCCGGCCCCGGCCCGCGTGGCCCTGACCGGCACCCCCGTCGAGAACGACCTCGCCGAGCTGTGGGCCGTCCTCGACTGGACCACACCCGGGCTCCTCGGCCGCCTCGGCACCTTCCGGTCCCGCTACGCCGACCCCGTCGAGAGCGGCCGCGACCCGCAGGCCGCCGCCCGGCTCTCCGCGCTCGTCCGACCGTTCCTGCTGCGCCGCAAGAAGTCCGACCCCGGCATCGCGCCCGAGCTGCCGCCCAAGACCGAGACCGACCACACCGTCACCCTCAGCCGCGAACAGACCTCGCTCTACGAGGCGGTCGTACGCGAAACCCTCGCCGCGATCTCGGAGGCGGACGGGATGGAACGGCGCGGTCTGGTGGTCAAGCTGCTGACCTCCCTCAAGCAGATCTGCAACCATCCGGCCCATTACCTGCGGGAGCACGGCCCGGCGGAACGCGGCGCCAAGGAGGCCGGTGACGGCGGCGCCCGCTCCGGAAAGCTGGAGCTGCTCGACGAACTCCTCGACACGATCCTGGCCGAGGGCGGCTCGGTGCTGGTCTTCACCCAGTACGTGGCGATGGCCAGGATCCTGGAGAAGCACCTGGCCGCCCGCGGGATCGCCTCGCAGTTCCTGCACGGCGGGACGCCGGTGCCGCGCCGCGAGGAGCTCGTCGACCGTTTCCAGGCGGGCGAGGTCCCCGTCTTCCTGCTGTCCTTGAAGGCGGCGGGCACCGGGCTGAACCTCACCCGGGCCGGGCACGTCATCCACTTCGACCGTTGGTGGAACCCGGCCGTCGAGGAACAGGCCACCGACCGCGCCTACCGCATCGGCCAGACCCAGCCCGTACAGGTCCACCGGATCATCGCCGAAGGCACCGTAGAGGACCGGATCGCCGAGATGCTGGCGCGCAAACGCGCCCTGGCCGACGCCGTCCTCGCGGGCGGCGGGGGCGCGCTGACCGAACTGACCGATGCCGAACTGGCCGAGCTCGTGGCGCTGCGCCCGACCGCGCGCGGGGAGTGA
- a CDS encoding polyprenyl synthetase family protein codes for MSYLDLHREVSQDIDAEIDTALERLGPLASTTRNSVAKLLEHRKLRHPLSVLPLLTHAIETGNPRPAIPLSAVHLLWWTSACYLDDLADANGASISGELTENEALLASVITGNSLPIQILLSQDLPESSRSALITEILNGWIIGVDGQIDDMRGDICTASRKSVVETYRGKSGAPFGMITAMAAIFSGTTAERVELWREFGYVFGILWQIFNDQEDILSGRNEDLLNGTVTYLLASVIEDASPDSREHVLGLCAAAGRSHQARAELEALLRTPTALDRYRAEIDAFRAEGYRILDELGGDETYLPVLRHLVDHASQMLLEADLAPAVVSGAA; via the coding sequence ATGTCCTACCTGGACCTGCACCGGGAAGTCTCGCAGGACATCGACGCGGAGATCGACACCGCGCTGGAGCGGCTCGGCCCACTGGCGAGCACGACCAGGAACTCAGTGGCCAAGCTCTTGGAGCACCGCAAACTGAGACATCCCCTCTCGGTGCTGCCGCTCCTCACGCACGCCATAGAGACCGGCAATCCGAGGCCGGCCATTCCACTGTCCGCCGTCCACCTGCTGTGGTGGACCTCGGCCTGCTATCTCGACGACCTGGCGGACGCCAACGGCGCCTCCATCTCCGGCGAGCTCACCGAGAACGAAGCGCTGCTCGCATCCGTCATCACGGGGAACTCGCTCCCCATCCAGATCCTCCTCTCGCAGGACCTCCCGGAGTCGTCGCGCAGCGCGCTGATAACCGAGATCCTGAACGGCTGGATCATCGGCGTCGACGGCCAGATCGACGACATGCGCGGGGACATCTGCACCGCCTCGCGGAAATCGGTGGTCGAGACGTACCGCGGCAAATCGGGTGCGCCCTTCGGAATGATCACGGCAATGGCCGCGATATTCTCCGGAACAACGGCCGAGAGGGTGGAGCTGTGGCGTGAATTCGGCTACGTCTTCGGCATCCTTTGGCAAATATTCAACGACCAGGAAGACATCCTGTCCGGCCGCAACGAGGACCTGCTCAACGGTACGGTCACCTATCTCCTCGCCTCCGTCATCGAGGACGCCTCGCCCGATTCCCGGGAGCACGTCCTGGGCCTGTGCGCCGCCGCCGGACGCTCGCATCAGGCCAGAGCGGAACTGGAGGCACTGCTGCGGACGCCCACTGCTCTCGACCGGTACCGGGCGGAGATCGACGCGTTCCGCGCCGAGGGGTACCGGATCCTGGACGAACTGGGCGGCGACGAGACCTACTTGCCGGTGCTCCGACACCTCGTGGACCACGCGTCCCAGATGCTGCTCGAAGCGGACCTCGCCCCGGCCGTCGTGAGCGGCGCCGCCTGA
- a CDS encoding oxygenase MpaB family protein yields the protein MQRYDRLREILRLDPDKDFLAIYRLTATYEFPWDFTRALELALFRTYAVPSIGGLLAETAEFTDRTQKRYDDTALLLDAVVEHGFESDTARTAIRRVNQMHRSYDISNEDMRYVLCTFVVIPARWLDAYGWRPLTHHERRACANYYATLGRHLGITDIPGSYEEFETTLDAYEEAHFGWDEGARKVADSTLDLMASWYPAPVAPAVRRASFALLDDSLLDAFRYETPRAPVRRLVQGALWLRGRAVRLLPPRRAPHYARQNPEIKSYPDGYDVGELGTFPVPGSGGCPVPHPRRPAGAEAQPPA from the coding sequence GTGCAGCGTTACGATCGGCTGAGGGAGATCCTCCGTCTCGATCCCGACAAGGATTTCCTCGCCATCTACCGGCTCACCGCCACCTATGAGTTCCCCTGGGACTTCACCCGCGCCCTGGAACTCGCCCTGTTCCGGACATATGCCGTCCCGAGCATCGGTGGCCTGCTGGCCGAGACGGCCGAGTTCACCGACCGGACCCAGAAGCGCTACGACGACACCGCACTGCTCCTGGACGCGGTCGTCGAGCACGGCTTCGAGAGCGACACCGCGCGCACCGCCATCCGCCGTGTCAACCAGATGCACCGCAGCTACGACATCTCCAACGAGGACATGCGGTACGTCCTGTGCACCTTCGTGGTGATTCCGGCGCGCTGGCTGGACGCCTACGGCTGGCGTCCGCTGACCCACCACGAGCGCCGGGCCTGCGCGAACTATTACGCCACCCTCGGCCGCCATCTGGGCATCACGGACATCCCGGGCTCCTACGAGGAGTTCGAAACCACCCTCGACGCCTACGAAGAGGCCCATTTCGGTTGGGACGAAGGTGCCCGCAAGGTCGCCGACTCCACCCTCGACCTCATGGCCTCCTGGTACCCGGCGCCGGTCGCCCCCGCCGTGCGGCGCGCGAGCTTCGCCCTCCTGGACGACTCGCTGTTGGACGCCTTCCGGTACGAGACCCCGCGCGCCCCGGTCCGGCGCCTCGTCCAGGGCGCCCTGTGGCTGCGCGGCCGCGCAGTACGGCTCCTGCCCCCGCGTCGAGCCCCCCACTACGCCCGCCAGAACCCGGAGATCAAGAGCTATCCGGACGGCTACGACGTGGGTGAGCTCGGCACGTTCCCCGTGCCCGGCTCGGGCGGCTGCCCCGTTCCGCATCCCCGCCGGCCCGCCGGAGCCGAGGCCCAGCCTCCGGCCTGA
- a CDS encoding class I SAM-dependent methyltransferase, which translates to MSEDHTHVQEFFGARAADWDRKFPGDGPAFTTAVTEFGLRPGDRVLDAGCGTGRAMTALRSAVGPSGTVLGVDLTPQMLAAARRAGRDAEGALLLADVARLPLRDEVLDAVFAAGLIAHLPDPRANLRELARVVRPGGGLALFHPIGRAALAARHGRELTPEDMRAEHNLGPLLTGSGWNMVSYADDDDRFLVLAVRRP; encoded by the coding sequence ATGAGCGAAGACCACACACACGTGCAGGAGTTCTTCGGGGCACGTGCGGCCGACTGGGACCGCAAGTTTCCCGGGGACGGGCCCGCGTTCACCACCGCCGTGACCGAGTTCGGACTGCGGCCCGGGGACCGCGTGCTCGACGCGGGCTGCGGCACCGGACGGGCCATGACCGCTCTGCGGTCCGCCGTCGGACCGTCCGGGACCGTGCTCGGCGTGGACCTCACCCCGCAGATGTTGGCCGCCGCGCGGCGGGCGGGGCGGGACGCCGAGGGCGCCCTGCTGCTCGCCGACGTGGCCCGGCTGCCGCTGCGCGACGAGGTGCTCGACGCGGTGTTCGCCGCCGGACTCATCGCCCACCTGCCCGACCCGAGGGCGAACCTGCGCGAGCTCGCCCGGGTGGTCCGTCCCGGTGGCGGGCTCGCACTCTTCCACCCGATCGGGCGAGCGGCCCTCGCCGCGCGTCACGGCCGCGAGCTGACCCCGGAGGACATGCGGGCCGAGCACAACCTCGGCCCGCTGCTGACCGGTTCGGGCTGGAACATGGTCTCGTACGCCGATGACGACGACCGTTTCCTGGTGCTGGCCGTACGGCGCCCCTGA
- a CDS encoding MHYT domain-containing protein, with translation MGHLDHAAYGWLTPALSYVMASIGAALGLRCTVRALATTGASRRNWLLTAASAIGTGIWTMHFVAMLGFEVTGTEIHYDVPLTILSLLVAVLVVGAGVFAVGYGKERGRSLVLGGLTTGLGVASMHYLGMAALRLHGDVSYDPLAVALSVAIAVIAATAALWAALNIKAPVAVAVASLVMGAAVSSMHYTGMMAVAVSVSPSDAALPGATAMQFIFPLAVGLGSYLFITAAFVALSPTVDERAASASARHLGENTATAH, from the coding sequence CTGGGACATCTGGACCACGCCGCCTACGGGTGGCTGACACCCGCGCTGTCATACGTGATGGCATCGATCGGCGCCGCCCTCGGGCTGCGCTGCACCGTCCGGGCTCTCGCCACGACCGGAGCCTCCCGCCGCAACTGGCTCCTCACCGCGGCCTCCGCCATCGGCACCGGCATCTGGACCATGCACTTCGTCGCGATGCTCGGCTTCGAGGTCACGGGAACCGAGATCCACTACGACGTGCCCCTCACGATCCTCAGCCTGCTCGTCGCCGTGCTGGTCGTCGGCGCCGGAGTCTTCGCCGTGGGGTACGGCAAGGAGCGCGGCCGGTCCCTCGTACTGGGCGGCCTGACGACCGGACTCGGCGTCGCCAGCATGCACTACCTGGGCATGGCGGCCCTGCGTCTGCACGGCGACGTCTCCTACGATCCGCTCGCCGTCGCACTCTCCGTCGCCATCGCCGTGATCGCGGCGACCGCCGCCCTGTGGGCCGCGCTCAACATCAAGGCACCCGTGGCGGTCGCCGTCGCCTCGCTCGTCATGGGCGCCGCCGTCAGCAGCATGCACTACACGGGGATGATGGCCGTCGCCGTCAGCGTCAGCCCCTCGGACGCGGCCCTGCCCGGCGCCACGGCCATGCAGTTCATCTTCCCGCTCGCCGTCGGGCTGGGCTCCTACCTGTTCATCACCGCAGCCTTCGTCGCGCTCTCCCCGACGGTCGACGAACGCGCCGCCTCCGCGTCGGCGCGGCACCTGGGGGAGAACACCGCAACCGCCCACTGA
- a CDS encoding sensor histidine kinase encodes MRTPRRRPEAAAPRMPAPPARGRRAHAGPPAEEPAELRGQRPDPPAARASGSRPRLRLRPATVRAKIVSLLMVPVVSLLALWAFATVNTAQDVARLSRVHQVDTEIRTPVAAAVTELQAERRAAVRLLADPASDPGALDQQARRTDAAMQRLRLGDQHTVADSGDYRSDIVVRLETFVAAAEGLGASRKDITDRRATPEAAYTIYTRVVDSAFAVGGALTGGEKAELGPDARVLLEFSRAAELLSREDALLAAPGPRTAETLRQLTGAVESRRALTDAAARDLPADQQAVWESASKSAAYADLTGAEDRALAAGTSKESRGVPAGWEAAHNAIASSMREVEAAAQAAAADRADPFTEGALTPAGAAVLLGLAAVAASLVISVRIGRALVVELVSLRNTALEIAHRKLPQAMERLRAGQEIDVAAETPPGPPAEDEITQVGEALGTVHRAALSAAVERAELADGISGVFVNLARRSQVLVHRQLTLLDSMERRADDPNELGDLFRLDHLTTRMRRHAESLIILSGAAPGRAWRMPVPLTNVVRAAVSEIEDYPRIEVRQLAEAAVVGGAVADLTHLLAELIENAAQFSPPHTKVRVSGEPVGTGYVLEVEDRGLGMGPESLGDANRRIEQSESLDLFDSDRLGLFVVSRLSARHGVKVHLRTSPYGGTTAVVLLPNSMLQGAITAGAPAGAATAAAPASAHGSAPESGPAPRPEPPSPSPSPVPKAVAGAEQPPAMTVVREDAQSPAAAPAPDPVREEPRPAPVASLRPRAPGGADARTQAAAAPAASVTELPRRVRQASLVPQLREAPAPKAPAASRLPEEPTGRSPEQARDRMAAYRAGWVRGAQENSPHAGSEGEV; translated from the coding sequence ATGCGAACACCCCGCAGAAGACCGGAAGCAGCGGCGCCGCGGATGCCCGCGCCCCCGGCACGCGGCCGCCGGGCCCACGCCGGGCCACCGGCCGAGGAACCGGCGGAGCTCCGGGGCCAGCGGCCCGACCCGCCCGCCGCGCGCGCGAGCGGATCCCGGCCGCGGTTGCGGCTGCGCCCCGCCACCGTCCGCGCGAAGATCGTCTCGCTGCTGATGGTCCCGGTCGTCTCGCTCCTCGCCCTCTGGGCCTTCGCCACCGTCAACACCGCCCAGGACGTGGCCCGGCTCAGCCGCGTCCACCAGGTCGACACCGAGATACGCACGCCCGTCGCCGCGGCCGTCACCGAACTCCAGGCCGAACGGCGCGCCGCCGTCCGTCTGCTCGCCGACCCCGCCTCAGACCCGGGCGCCCTGGACCAGCAGGCCCGCCGGACCGACGCCGCCATGCAGCGGTTGCGGCTCGGGGACCAGCACACGGTCGCCGACTCCGGCGACTACCGATCCGACATCGTGGTCCGGCTGGAGACGTTCGTAGCCGCGGCCGAAGGCTTGGGCGCGTCGCGCAAGGACATCACCGACCGCCGGGCCACCCCCGAGGCGGCCTACACCATCTACACCCGCGTGGTCGACTCCGCCTTCGCCGTCGGCGGCGCCCTGACCGGCGGGGAGAAGGCCGAACTCGGCCCCGACGCCCGGGTCCTGCTCGAGTTCTCCCGCGCCGCGGAACTGCTGTCCCGGGAGGACGCGCTGCTCGCCGCTCCCGGCCCGCGCACGGCCGAAACGCTTCGGCAGCTGACCGGCGCCGTCGAGTCCCGCCGCGCGCTCACCGACGCTGCCGCCCGCGACCTCCCCGCCGACCAGCAGGCCGTCTGGGAGTCCGCCTCCAAGAGCGCCGCCTACGCCGACCTCACCGGCGCCGAGGACCGGGCGCTGGCCGCGGGCACCTCCAAGGAGAGCCGCGGGGTGCCCGCCGGATGGGAGGCCGCCCACAACGCCATCGCCTCCTCGATGAGGGAGGTCGAGGCGGCCGCACAGGCCGCGGCCGCCGACCGGGCCGACCCGTTCACCGAAGGGGCGCTGACCCCGGCCGGGGCCGCCGTGCTGCTGGGCCTGGCGGCCGTCGCCGCCTCCCTCGTCATCTCGGTCCGGATCGGCCGGGCGCTGGTCGTCGAACTCGTCTCGCTGCGCAACACCGCCCTGGAGATCGCCCACCGCAAACTCCCGCAAGCGATGGAACGGTTGCGCGCCGGCCAGGAGATCGACGTCGCCGCCGAGACCCCGCCCGGGCCGCCGGCCGAGGACGAGATCACCCAGGTCGGCGAGGCGCTCGGCACCGTCCACCGGGCCGCGCTCAGCGCCGCCGTCGAACGGGCGGAACTCGCCGACGGGATCTCCGGCGTCTTCGTCAACCTCGCCCGCCGCAGCCAGGTCCTCGTACACAGGCAGCTCACCCTGCTCGACTCGATGGAGCGGCGCGCCGACGACCCGAACGAACTCGGTGACCTTTTCCGCCTCGATCACCTGACCACCCGGATGCGCCGGCACGCGGAAAGCCTGATCATCCTCTCGGGTGCCGCCCCGGGCCGGGCCTGGCGGATGCCGGTCCCCCTCACGAACGTCGTGCGGGCCGCCGTCTCCGAGATCGAGGACTATCCGCGGATCGAGGTCCGGCAGCTCGCGGAAGCCGCCGTCGTCGGGGGCGCCGTCGCCGACCTCACCCACCTGCTCGCCGAACTCATCGAGAACGCGGCCCAGTTCTCCCCGCCGCACACCAAGGTCCGGGTCAGCGGCGAGCCCGTCGGTACGGGCTACGTCCTGGAGGTCGAGGACCGCGGACTCGGCATGGGCCCCGAATCCCTCGGCGACGCAAACCGCCGCATCGAGCAGTCCGAGTCCCTCGATCTCTTCGACAGCGACCGGCTCGGGCTCTTCGTGGTCAGTCGCCTCTCGGCCCGCCACGGAGTGAAGGTGCACCTGCGCACGTCGCCCTACGGCGGCACCACGGCGGTGGTGCTCCTGCCGAACTCCATGCTCCAGGGCGCGATCACGGCAGGAGCCCCCGCCGGCGCCGCTACCGCTGCAGCCCCCGCGTCCGCCCACGGCTCGGCCCCGGAATCCGGCCCGGCGCCCCGCCCGGAGCCACCGTCCCCCTCCCCCTCCCCGGTACCGAAGGCGGTCGCGGGGGCCGAACAGCCACCCGCCATGACCGTGGTACGGGAGGACGCGCAGTCCCCGGCTGCGGCCCCGGCACCGGACCCCGTACGCGAGGAGCCGCGCCCGGCCCCGGTGGCTTCGCTCCGGCCGCGCGCCCCCGGCGGCGCGGACGCCCGTACCCAGGCGGCCGCGGCCCCTGCGGCCTCGGTGACGGAGCTGCCGCGCCGGGTGCGCCAGGCCAGTCTCGTCCCGCAGCTTCGGGAGGCCCCCGCCCCGAAGGCCCCGGCCGCATCACGCCTGCCCGAGGAGCCGACGGGCCGCAGCCCGGAGCAGGCCCGGGACCGGATGGCGGCCTACCGGGCCGGCTGGGTCCGCGGCGCCCAGGAGAACTCCCCTCACGCAGGCAGCGAAGGAGAAGTGTGA
- a CDS encoding roadblock/LC7 domain-containing protein translates to MIEHQRIDLDGGRRSGELDWLLDDLVLRVREVRHAVVLSNDGLAVGASSALSREDAEHLAAVASGFHSLAKGAGRHFHAGGVRQTMVEMDEGFLFVAAAGDGSCLAVLSAANADIGLIAYEMARLVKRVGEHLYTPPRFAARPPAAG, encoded by the coding sequence ATGATCGAACACCAAAGGATCGACCTCGACGGCGGCCGCAGATCCGGCGAACTGGACTGGCTGCTCGACGACCTGGTGCTCCGGGTGCGCGAGGTCAGGCACGCCGTGGTCCTCTCCAACGACGGCCTGGCGGTCGGCGCCTCCAGCGCGCTCAGCCGGGAGGACGCCGAGCACCTGGCCGCAGTGGCCTCCGGCTTCCACAGCCTGGCCAAGGGCGCGGGCCGGCACTTCCACGCCGGGGGCGTGCGCCAGACGATGGTCGAGATGGACGAGGGCTTCCTCTTCGTCGCGGCCGCCGGCGACGGTTCCTGCCTGGCCGTCCTCAGCGCCGCCAATGCCGATATCGGCCTGATCGCCTACGAGATGGCCCGGCTGGTGAAGCGGGTCGGTGAGCACCTCTACACCCCGCCCCGGTTCGCGGCGCGCCCGCCGGCCGCCGGCTGA
- a CDS encoding DUF742 domain-containing protein translates to MNGQWYDADAGPLVRPYAMTGGRTKPGPHGVRFDLIALVAVDPTGTDEGAESLLGPEHRALLGLCRSETQSVAELAADADLPVGVVRVLLGDLLEGGHVKVSRPVPPAQLPDERILREVIEGLRAL, encoded by the coding sequence ATGAACGGCCAGTGGTACGACGCCGATGCGGGCCCGCTCGTCCGTCCGTACGCCATGACCGGCGGGCGCACGAAGCCGGGACCCCACGGGGTCCGGTTCGACCTGATCGCGCTGGTCGCGGTCGACCCGACGGGCACGGACGAGGGCGCCGAGTCCCTGCTGGGCCCCGAACACCGGGCACTGCTCGGACTCTGCCGGTCCGAGACGCAGTCGGTGGCCGAACTCGCTGCCGACGCAGACCTGCCCGTGGGAGTGGTGCGGGTGCTCCTCGGGGACCTGCTGGAGGGCGGGCACGTCAAGGTCAGCCGGCCCGTACCACCCGCACAACTGCCGGACGAGCGGATTCTGCGTGAAGTCATCGAGGGATTGAGAGCGCTTTGA
- a CDS encoding GTP-binding protein: protein MGQYDDRAAGPAPVQDTGADPGPGEDPELAALALKILVAGGFGVGKTTLVGAVSEIRPLRTEEALSEAGELVDDTGGVDQKTTTTVAMDFGRITIRSGLSLYLFGTPGQDRFWFLWDELSLGALGAVVLADTRRLEDCFPAVDYFEHRRIPFVVAVNCFTDARRYGAHDVARALDLEQGTPVVLCDARDRDSGKEVLIRLVEYAGRVHTARLLDSVGSQADSL, encoded by the coding sequence ATGGGACAGTACGACGATCGAGCTGCCGGACCGGCCCCGGTCCAGGACACGGGCGCGGATCCCGGTCCGGGGGAGGACCCCGAACTGGCCGCACTCGCCCTGAAGATCCTGGTGGCGGGAGGGTTCGGAGTGGGCAAGACCACGCTGGTGGGCGCGGTCAGTGAGATCCGGCCGCTGCGGACGGAGGAGGCGCTGAGCGAGGCGGGTGAACTGGTCGACGACACGGGCGGCGTGGACCAGAAGACGACCACGACGGTGGCCATGGACTTCGGGCGGATCACCATCCGGTCCGGGCTGTCCCTGTACCTGTTCGGCACGCCGGGGCAGGACCGGTTCTGGTTCCTGTGGGACGAACTGTCGCTGGGCGCGCTGGGCGCGGTGGTCCTGGCCGACACGCGGCGGCTGGAGGACTGCTTTCCGGCGGTGGACTACTTCGAGCACCGGCGCATCCCGTTCGTGGTGGCCGTCAACTGCTTCACGGACGCCCGGCGGTACGGGGCGCACGACGTCGCGCGGGCCCTGGACCTGGAGCAGGGGACGCCGGTGGTGCTGTGCGACGCGAGGGACCGGGACTCGGGGAAGGAAGTGCTGATCAGACTGGTCGAGTACGCCGGGCGGGTGCACACCGCCCGGCTGCTGGACTCGGTGGGGTCGCAGGCCGATTCCCTGTGA